A genomic segment from Variovorax paradoxus B4 encodes:
- a CDS encoding NADH-quinone oxidoreductase subunit J has product MDVKTGLFYLFAAVLLFAAFRVITARNPVYAALYLVLAFFQASAIWLLLRAEFLAIALVLVYVGAVMVLFLFVVMMLDINVDGLRQGFWKHFPLAAGVGALIALEMAAVLMGGFRLAEAPRAAAAMAANSSNTLELGKLLYSEYLYPLEIAAVILLVAIVAAIALTLRTRKDSKYVNPSDQVRVKARDRVRIVQMPVTRAAEPVVEAPADAAAAKENKA; this is encoded by the coding sequence ATGGACGTCAAGACCGGTCTGTTCTATCTCTTTGCCGCGGTGCTGCTGTTCGCAGCCTTCCGCGTCATCACCGCCCGCAATCCCGTGTACGCCGCGCTGTACCTGGTGCTGGCCTTCTTCCAGGCTTCGGCGATCTGGCTTTTGCTGCGCGCCGAATTCCTGGCGATCGCGCTCGTGCTCGTCTACGTCGGGGCGGTGATGGTGCTGTTCCTGTTCGTCGTGATGATGCTGGACATCAACGTCGACGGCCTGCGGCAGGGCTTCTGGAAGCACTTCCCGCTGGCAGCTGGCGTGGGGGCGCTCATTGCGCTCGAAATGGCTGCCGTGCTGATGGGCGGCTTCCGCCTGGCGGAGGCACCGCGCGCCGCGGCCGCCATGGCAGCCAACAGCTCGAACACGCTCGAGCTCGGCAAGCTGCTGTATTCCGAGTACCTGTATCCGCTCGAAATCGCGGCCGTCATCCTGCTCGTGGCCATCGTGGCCGCCATTGCGCTGACGCTGCGCACCCGCAAGGACAGCAAGTACGTCAACCCGTCCGACCAGGTGCGCGTGAAGGCGCGAGACCGCGTGCGCATCGTGCAGATGCCGGTCACGCGCGCCGCCGAGCCCGTGGTGGAAGCACCCGCAGACGCAGCGGCGGCAAAGGAAAACAAGGCATGA
- the nuoL gene encoding NADH-quinone oxidoreductase subunit L: MSATLSASTLLAVPLAPLVGAVVAGLFGTKFGGNHIGRKVTHSLTILGVFVAFVISAMTLKSVVADGARFNATLYEWMVVGGLKMEVGFLVDGLTAMMMCVVSFVSLMVHIYTIGYMEEDEGYNRFFAYISLFTFSMLMLVMSNNMLQLFFGWEAVGLVSYLLIGFWFNKPTAIFANMKAFIVNRVGDFGFILGIGLIAAYAGTLNYGEAFAKANTLAGITFPGTEWMLVTVICICLFIGAMGKSAQFPLHVWLPDSMEGPTPISALIHAATMVTAGIFMVARMSPLFELSDTALSFVLVIGAITALFMGFLGIIQNDIKRVVAYSTLSQLGYMTVALGASAYSVAVFHLMTHAFFKALLFLGAGSVIIGMHHNQDIRWMGGVRKYMPITWITSLLGSLALIGTPFFAGFYSKDSIIEAVHESHLWGAQFAYYAVLAGVFVTAFYSFRMYFLVFHGKERYDLNPDKHHHASDEEPDHGHHANHSTPHESPWVVWVPLVLLAIPSVVIGYLTIDPMLYGEFFKDAIFVDAGKHHAMKEMAEAFHGPMAMALHGLTAAPFWLALAGVVLSYYMYMVNPALPAAIKRAFGPVYRLLDNKYYLDWINENIVARGARAFGTGLWKGGDQALIDGAVVNGSWKLVGRISGAVRWLQSGYIYHYAFAMLLGIFILMTYFVWFKR, from the coding sequence ATGAGCGCAACCCTTTCCGCATCCACCCTGCTGGCCGTACCGCTGGCGCCCCTGGTCGGCGCTGTCGTCGCCGGCCTGTTCGGCACCAAGTTCGGCGGCAACCACATCGGCCGCAAGGTCACGCATTCGCTGACCATCCTCGGTGTGTTCGTCGCCTTCGTCATCTCGGCAATGACGCTCAAGAGCGTGGTGGCCGACGGCGCCCGCTTCAACGCCACCCTCTACGAATGGATGGTGGTGGGCGGCCTGAAGATGGAAGTCGGCTTCCTGGTCGACGGCCTCACGGCCATGATGATGTGCGTGGTGAGCTTCGTCTCGCTGATGGTGCACATCTACACCATCGGCTACATGGAAGAAGACGAGGGCTACAACCGCTTCTTCGCGTACATATCGCTGTTCACCTTCTCGATGCTGATGCTCGTCATGAGCAACAACATGCTCCAGCTGTTCTTCGGCTGGGAAGCGGTGGGCCTGGTGTCGTACCTGCTGATCGGCTTCTGGTTCAACAAGCCGACCGCCATCTTCGCGAACATGAAGGCCTTCATCGTCAACCGCGTGGGCGACTTCGGCTTCATCCTCGGCATCGGCCTGATCGCCGCCTACGCCGGCACGCTGAACTACGGCGAAGCCTTCGCCAAGGCCAACACGCTGGCCGGCATCACCTTCCCCGGCACCGAGTGGATGCTGGTGACCGTGATCTGCATCTGCCTGTTCATCGGTGCCATGGGCAAGAGCGCGCAGTTCCCGCTGCACGTGTGGCTGCCCGACTCGATGGAAGGCCCGACGCCCATCTCCGCGCTGATCCATGCCGCGACCATGGTCACGGCCGGCATCTTCATGGTGGCGCGCATGTCGCCGCTGTTCGAGCTCAGCGACACGGCCCTGAGCTTCGTGCTGGTGATCGGTGCCATCACGGCGCTGTTCATGGGCTTCCTGGGCATCATCCAGAACGACATCAAGCGCGTGGTTGCGTACTCGACGCTCTCGCAGCTCGGCTACATGACGGTGGCGCTGGGTGCCTCGGCCTACTCGGTCGCGGTGTTCCACCTGATGACGCACGCGTTCTTCAAGGCCCTGCTGTTCCTTGGCGCGGGTTCGGTGATCATCGGCATGCACCACAACCAGGACATCCGCTGGATGGGCGGCGTGCGCAAGTACATGCCGATCACCTGGATCACCTCGCTGCTGGGTTCGCTCGCGCTGATCGGCACGCCGTTCTTCGCGGGCTTCTACTCGAAGGACAGCATCATCGAGGCGGTGCACGAAAGCCACCTGTGGGGCGCGCAGTTCGCCTACTACGCGGTGCTGGCCGGTGTGTTCGTCACGGCGTTCTATTCGTTCCGCATGTACTTCCTGGTGTTCCACGGCAAGGAGCGCTACGACCTGAATCCCGACAAGCACCACCATGCGTCGGACGAGGAGCCCGACCACGGCCATCACGCCAACCACTCCACGCCGCACGAGTCGCCTTGGGTGGTCTGGGTGCCGCTGGTGCTGCTGGCCATTCCCTCGGTCGTGATCGGCTACCTGACCATCGATCCCATGCTCTACGGCGAATTCTTCAAGGACGCGATCTTCGTCGACGCCGGCAAGCACCACGCGATGAAGGAAATGGCCGAGGCCTTCCACGGCCCGATGGCCATGGCCCTGCACGGCCTGACCGCCGCGCCGTTCTGGCTGGCGCTGGCGGGCGTGGTGCTGTCGTACTACATGTACATGGTGAACCCGGCGCTGCCGGCTGCGATCAAGCGCGCCTTCGGCCCGGTCTATCGCCTGCTCGACAACAAGTACTACCTCGACTGGATCAACGAGAACATCGTTGCCCGCGGTGCGCGTGCCTTCGGCACCGGCCTGTGGAAGGGCGGCGACCAGGCGCTGATCGACGGCGCCGTGGTCAACGGCTCGTGGAAGCTCGTGGGCCGCATCTCGGGTGCGGTGCGCTGGCTGCAGTCGGGCTACATCTATCACTACGCCTTCGCGATGCTGCTCGGCATCTTCATCCTGATGACGTACTTCGTCTGGTTCAAGCGCTGA
- the nuoK gene encoding NADH-quinone oxidoreductase subunit NuoK codes for MTLTLGHFLSLGAMLFALSVIGIFLNRKNLIVLLMAIELMLLAVNMNFVAFSYYLGDMHGQIFVFFILTVAAAESAIGLALLVLLFRNKSNINVDELNSLKG; via the coding sequence ATGACGCTCACGCTCGGACACTTTCTATCACTCGGCGCCATGCTCTTTGCGCTCTCGGTGATCGGCATTTTCCTGAACCGCAAGAACCTCATCGTGCTGCTGATGGCCATCGAGTTGATGCTGCTCGCGGTGAACATGAATTTCGTGGCGTTCTCGTACTACCTGGGCGACATGCACGGCCAGATCTTCGTGTTCTTCATCCTGACGGTGGCTGCGGCCGAGTCGGCCATCGGCCTCGCGCTGCTGGTCCTGCTGTTCCGCAACAAGTCGAACATCAACGTGGACGAACTCAACTCGCTCAAGGGTTGA
- a CDS encoding NADH-quinone oxidoreductase subunit M: MGLLSLAIWVPIAFGVALLAFGRDEHARGVRWVALVGAIVSFLVTVPLYTGFQNGTAAMQFVEKAGWIARFNVNYHLGIDGLSLWLVLLTSFTTVVVVISAWEVITERVNQYMAAFLILSGFMIGVFAALDGILFYVFFEATLIPMYLIIGIWGGPNKIYAAFKFFIYTLLGSLLMLVALIYLYNKSGGSFDILSWHKLPLGSTAQTFLFFAFFAAFAVKVPMWPVHTWLPDVHVEAPTGGSAVLAAIMLKLGAYGFLRFSMPIAPDASHEWAWLMIALSLIAVIYVGLVALVQEDMKKLVAYSSVAHMGFVTLGFFIFNELGVSGGIVQMIAHGFVSGAMFLGIGVLYDRVHSRQIADYGGVVNTMPKFAAFALLFAMANCGLPGTAGFVGEWMVILGAVKFNFWIGLGAATALIFGAAYTLWMYKRVYLGPVGNDHVKELSDINAREFLMLSLLAIAVLWMGIYPKPFTDVMDVSVTELLRHVATSKLP; encoded by the coding sequence ATGGGTTTGTTGAGCCTTGCCATCTGGGTGCCGATCGCATTCGGTGTCGCGTTGCTGGCGTTCGGCCGTGACGAGCATGCCAGGGGCGTGCGCTGGGTCGCGCTGGTCGGCGCGATCGTGAGTTTCCTGGTGACCGTACCGCTTTACACGGGCTTCCAGAACGGCACCGCCGCGATGCAGTTCGTTGAGAAGGCCGGCTGGATCGCGCGTTTCAATGTCAACTATCACCTGGGCATTGACGGTCTGTCGCTCTGGCTGGTGCTGTTGACTTCGTTCACTACCGTGGTGGTCGTGATCTCGGCCTGGGAAGTGATCACCGAGCGCGTCAACCAGTACATGGCCGCGTTCCTGATTCTCTCGGGCTTCATGATCGGCGTGTTCGCCGCGCTCGACGGCATCCTGTTCTACGTGTTCTTCGAAGCCACGCTGATTCCGATGTATCTCATCATCGGCATCTGGGGCGGCCCGAACAAGATCTACGCGGCGTTCAAGTTCTTCATCTACACCCTGCTCGGCTCGCTGCTGATGCTGGTGGCGCTGATCTACCTGTACAACAAGTCGGGCGGCAGCTTCGACATCCTGAGCTGGCACAAGCTGCCGCTGGGCTCGACGGCGCAGACCTTCCTGTTCTTCGCGTTCTTTGCCGCCTTTGCCGTCAAGGTGCCGATGTGGCCGGTCCACACCTGGCTGCCGGACGTGCACGTGGAGGCGCCGACCGGCGGTTCGGCCGTGCTGGCGGCCATCATGCTGAAGCTCGGGGCCTACGGCTTCCTGCGCTTCTCGATGCCGATCGCGCCCGACGCCTCGCACGAATGGGCCTGGCTCATGATCGCGCTGTCGCTGATTGCGGTGATCTACGTCGGCCTGGTGGCGCTGGTGCAGGAAGACATGAAGAAGCTCGTGGCTTACTCGTCGGTCGCCCACATGGGCTTCGTGACGCTCGGCTTCTTCATCTTCAACGAGCTGGGCGTGTCCGGCGGCATCGTGCAGATGATTGCCCACGGATTCGTGTCGGGCGCCATGTTCCTTGGCATCGGCGTGCTCTACGACCGCGTGCATTCGCGCCAGATCGCCGACTACGGCGGCGTGGTCAACACCATGCCCAAGTTCGCCGCGTTCGCGCTGCTGTTCGCTATGGCCAATTGCGGCCTGCCGGGCACTGCCGGTTTCGTGGGCGAGTGGATGGTCATCCTGGGTGCGGTCAAGTTCAACTTCTGGATCGGCCTGGGGGCGGCCACGGCGCTGATCTTCGGCGCCGCCTACACCCTCTGGATGTACAAGCGCGTGTACCTGGGCCCGGTCGGCAACGACCACGTCAAGGAACTCTCCGACATCAATGCCCGCGAGTTCCTGATGCTGTCGCTGCTGGCCATTGCCGTGCTGTGGATGGGCATCTATCCGAAGCCGTTCACCGATGTGATGGATGTTTCCGTGACGGAGCTCCTGCGCCATGTGGCAACGTCGAAACTGCCCTGA